Proteins found in one Sphaeramia orbicularis chromosome 8, fSphaOr1.1, whole genome shotgun sequence genomic segment:
- the LOC115424874 gene encoding deleted in malignant brain tumors 1 protein-like produces MDHSVMIISMSFWIQVCLLFTSSLPAAGVQIRLVGPGSTQCSGRVEVFHGGTWGTVCNDGWDLNDAQVVCRQLNCGTAVSAPGSAHFGEGFDPIWLDDVACSGNESSLTECQHPGFGTEDCVHDEDAGVICSDHVRLVGPGSSRCSGRVEVFHGGTWGTVCDDGWDLNDAQVVCRQLNCGMALSALSSAHFGQGSDPIWLDDVACSGSESSLTECQHPGFGTEDCGHHEDAGVTCSGSQIRLAGSAFTQCSGRVEVFHGGTWGTVCDDGWDLNDVQVVCKQLDCGTAVSAPGSAIFGQGSDPIWLDDVACSGNESSLTECQHPGFGTEDCGHDEDAGVTCSDKVELGLSM; encoded by the exons atggaccacagcGTGATGATCATCTCTATGTCCTTCTGGATCCAAG tgTGTCTCCTCTTCACCTCATCTTTACCTGCTGCAG GAGTTCAGATCAGACTGGTTGGTCCTGGTTCTACTCAGTGCTCTGGTAGGGTTGAGGTCTTCCATGGTGGTACCTGGGGAACAGTCTGTAATGATGGATGGGACTTAAATGATGCTCAGGTGGTTTGTAGACAGCTGAACTGTGGGACGGCAGTAAGTGCCCCAGGCTCCGCCCACTTTGGTGAAGGTTTTGATCCAATCTGGCTCGATGATGTGGCCTGTTCAGGAAATGAGAGTTCTCTGACTGAGTGTCAACACCCAGGATTTGGAACAGAGGACTGTGTACACGATGAAGACGCTGGTGTCATTTGTTCAG ATCACGTCAGACTggttggtcctggttctagtcggtGCTCTGGTAGGGTTGAGGTCTTCCATGGTGGTAcctggggaacagtctgtgatgatgGATGGGACTTAAACGATGCTCAGGTGGTTTGTAGACAGCTGAACTGTGGGATGGCGCTGAGTGCCctaagctccgcccactttgGTCAAGGTTCTGATCCAATCTGGCTCGATGATGTGGCCTGTTCAGGAAGTGAGAGTTCTCTGACTGAGTGTCAACACCCAGGATTTggaacagaggactgtggacaccATGAGGACGCTGGTGTCACTTGTTCAG GTTCTCAGATCAGACTGGCTGGTTCTGCTTTTACTCAGTGCTCTGGTAGGGTTGAGGTCTTCCATGGTGGTAcctggggaacagtctgtgatgatgGATGGGACTTAAATGATGTTCAGGTGGTTTGTAAACAGCTGGACTGTGGGACGGCAGTGAGTGCCCCAGGTTCCGCCATCTTTGGTCAAGGTTCTGATCCAATCTGGCTCGATGATGTGGCCTGTTCAGGAAATGAGAGTTCTCTGACTGAGTGTCAACACCCAGGATTTggaacagaggactgtggacacgATGAGGACGCTGGTGTCACTTGTTCAG ATAAAGTGgagctgggactcagtatgtga